One genomic segment of Pseudomonas sp. RU47 includes these proteins:
- a CDS encoding tripartite tricarboxylate transporter permease codes for MDTLGYLGQGFGVALSPYNLVTALTGTLIGTVVGLLPGLGPINGVALLIPIAFALGLPPESALILLAAVYLGCEYGGRISSILLNIPGEASTVMTTLDGYPMARKGLAGVALSLSAWSSFIGAFIATCGMVLFAPLLAKWAIAFGPAEYFVLMVFAIVCLGGMAGDRPLKTFIAALIGLFLSSVGIDANSGVYRFTGDNIHLTDGIQFVVLVLGLFSVSEILLLLEKTHRGQEAVKATGRMMFNFKEASSVFVVNIRCGLLGFIMGVLPGAGATLASAVAYMTEKRIAGASGKFGQGDARGLAAPETAIGASACGALVPMLTLGVPGSGTTAVMIGALSLYNITPGPLLFQQQPDIVWGLIASLFIANIMLVILNIPMIRIFTRILAVPNWALVPVIAIITGIGVYAVHATTFDLFLMVGIGIFGYILRKLDFPLSPVLLGFILGGLMEQNLRRALSISNGALEILWSSPITFGVWVLTAIMLLMPLLRIWRKRSVARRAIADV; via the coding sequence ATGGATACCCTCGGTTATTTGGGTCAAGGCTTCGGCGTCGCGCTGAGCCCGTACAACCTGGTCACGGCCCTGACCGGCACACTGATCGGCACCGTCGTCGGCCTGCTGCCGGGCCTTGGCCCGATCAACGGCGTGGCCTTGCTGATCCCGATCGCTTTCGCCCTCGGTCTGCCGCCAGAGTCGGCATTGATCCTGTTGGCAGCGGTGTATCTGGGCTGCGAATACGGTGGCCGGATCAGCTCGATCCTGCTGAACATTCCCGGCGAAGCATCGACCGTGATGACCACCCTCGACGGTTACCCGATGGCCCGTAAAGGTCTGGCCGGTGTGGCGCTGTCGTTGTCGGCGTGGAGTTCGTTTATCGGCGCGTTTATCGCCACCTGCGGCATGGTCCTGTTCGCGCCGTTGCTGGCGAAATGGGCGATAGCCTTCGGGCCTGCGGAATATTTCGTGCTGATGGTGTTTGCGATTGTTTGTCTCGGCGGCATGGCCGGGGATCGACCGTTGAAAACCTTTATCGCGGCATTGATCGGCCTGTTCCTGTCGAGCGTCGGCATCGACGCCAACAGCGGCGTGTACCGTTTCACCGGCGACAACATTCACCTGACCGACGGCATTCAATTCGTCGTGCTGGTGTTGGGCCTGTTCTCGGTCAGTGAAATTCTGTTGCTGCTGGAGAAAACCCATCGCGGCCAGGAAGCGGTGAAAGCGACCGGGCGGATGATGTTCAACTTCAAGGAAGCGTCGTCGGTGTTCGTGGTGAACATCCGATGCGGTCTGCTCGGTTTCATCATGGGCGTGTTGCCGGGTGCCGGCGCGACGCTGGCCAGCGCCGTGGCTTACATGACCGAAAAACGCATCGCCGGTGCCAGTGGCAAATTCGGTCAGGGTGACGCCCGTGGCCTCGCCGCGCCGGAAACTGCCATCGGTGCTTCGGCCTGCGGTGCGCTGGTGCCAATGCTGACCCTCGGCGTGCCAGGTTCGGGCACCACGGCGGTGATGATCGGCGCCCTGTCGCTGTACAACATCACTCCGGGCCCGCTGCTGTTTCAGCAACAACCGGACATCGTCTGGGGGCTGATCGCCTCGTTGTTCATCGCCAACATCATGCTGGTGATCCTCAACATCCCGATGATCCGCATCTTCACCCGCATCCTCGCGGTACCAAACTGGGCACTGGTGCCGGTAATCGCGATCATCACCGGGATCGGCGTCTACGCGGTGCACGCCACCACGTTCGACCTGTTCCTGATGGTCGGCATCGGCATCTTCGGTTACATCCTGCGCAAGCTCGACTTCCCGTTGTCGCCGGTGCTGCTGGGCTTCATCCTCGGTGGCCTGATGGAGCAGAACCTGCGTCGGGCGCTGTCGATTTCCAACGGTGCACTGGAAATCCTCTGGTCGAGCCCGATCACCTTCGGTGTCTGGGTGCTAACCGCGATCATGCTGCTGATGCCGCTGCTGCGCATCTGGCGCAAACGTTCGGTCGCGCGTCGCGCCATTGCCGATGTTTGA
- a CDS encoding tripartite tricarboxylate transporter TctB family protein, with the protein MLIQRIFASVLLLVCAGLALMAWPYQAAFSYEPVGPRAFPLLMLGLMGAALLYMVFRPAPIKHSDDEPPLDRETLTKIAICVALLLVFAGLFEPLGFILSSILIGIPMARLYGGRWMPSIVVTTLMAIGLYLLFDRVMDVPLPLGLLDVLEN; encoded by the coding sequence ATGCTTATTCAACGCATTTTCGCCTCCGTGCTGTTGCTGGTTTGCGCCGGCCTGGCATTGATGGCGTGGCCGTACCAAGCGGCTTTTTCCTACGAACCGGTCGGCCCGCGCGCCTTCCCGCTGCTGATGCTCGGCCTGATGGGCGCGGCGCTGCTGTACATGGTGTTTCGCCCGGCGCCGATCAAGCACAGCGATGACGAGCCGCCACTGGATCGCGAAACCCTGACCAAGATCGCCATTTGCGTCGCACTGCTGCTGGTGTTCGCCGGTCTGTTCGAACCGCTGGGTTTCATCCTCAGCAGCATCCTCATCGGCATTCCGATGGCGCGCCTGTATGGCGGTCGCTGGATGCCGAGCATCGTGGTGACAACGCTGATGGCCATCGGTCTGTACCTGCTGTTCGACCGTGTGATGGACGTTCCGCTGCCCCTTGGCCTGCTCGACGTGCTGGAGAACTGA
- a CDS encoding Bug family tripartite tricarboxylate transporter substrate binding protein — translation MNLSLRKVALAASCILFAGQLMAEPKRPECIAPASPGGGFDLTCKLVQSALVNQKLLSKPMRVTYMPGGVGAVAYNAVVAQRPADAGTLVAWSSGSLLNLAQGKFGRFDETNVRWLAAVGTSYGAIAVKSDSPYKTLDDLVQALKKDPSSVVIGSGGTVGSQDWMQTALIAKAAGINPRDLRYVALEGGGEIATALLGGHIQVGSTDISDSMPHIQSGDMRLLAVFADKRLDEPEMKDIPTAREQGYDIVWPVVRGFYLGPKVSDEDYAWWKDSFDKLLASDEFATLRDQRELFPFAMTGPELDTYVKKQVADYKVLAKEFGLIQ, via the coding sequence ATGAACCTGTCACTGCGTAAAGTTGCACTGGCCGCCAGTTGCATCCTGTTTGCCGGCCAACTGATGGCCGAACCGAAACGTCCGGAATGTATCGCCCCGGCCTCCCCCGGCGGTGGTTTCGACCTGACCTGCAAACTGGTGCAGAGCGCACTGGTCAATCAGAAACTGCTGAGCAAACCGATGCGTGTGACCTACATGCCCGGTGGTGTCGGTGCAGTGGCCTACAACGCCGTGGTTGCGCAGCGTCCGGCCGATGCCGGTACGCTGGTGGCGTGGTCGAGCGGTTCGCTGTTGAACCTGGCGCAGGGCAAGTTCGGTCGCTTCGATGAGACCAACGTCCGCTGGTTGGCAGCGGTAGGCACGAGCTACGGCGCCATCGCGGTGAAAAGCGATTCGCCCTACAAGACCCTCGACGATCTCGTTCAGGCACTGAAGAAAGATCCAAGCTCCGTGGTGATCGGTTCCGGCGGCACCGTTGGCAGCCAGGACTGGATGCAAACCGCACTGATCGCCAAGGCTGCCGGGATCAACCCGCGCGACCTGCGTTACGTTGCGCTTGAAGGTGGCGGTGAAATCGCCACGGCCCTGCTCGGCGGTCACATTCAGGTCGGCAGTACCGACATTTCCGACTCCATGCCGCACATCCAGAGTGGCGACATGCGCTTGCTCGCGGTGTTTGCCGACAAGCGTCTCGACGAGCCGGAAATGAAAGACATTCCGACCGCTCGCGAGCAAGGCTACGACATCGTCTGGCCGGTGGTGCGCGGCTTCTACCTCGGGCCAAAAGTCAGCGATGAAGACTACGCCTGGTGGAAAGACTCGTTCGACAAACTGCTGGCCTCCGATGAGTTCGCCACGCTGCGCGATCAGCGTGAACTGTTCCCTTTCGCCATGACCGGCCCGGAGCTGGACACCTACGTGAAGAAGCAGGTTGCGGACTACAAAGTGCTGGCCAAAGAGTTCGGCCTAATCCAGTGA
- a CDS encoding OprD family porin, with protein sequence MPSMQPQASTPVRPSRFSHTALVSAAALAGFSPLSFADFIEDSSATFETRNMYFNRDFRDGTSAQQSKRDEWAQGFMLNLQSGYTDGTVGFGVDALGMLGVKLDSSPDRTGTGLLPTHDDGRAADEYSKVGLTGKVKISATELKIGSLIPELPILKPNDGRILPQTFEGGLLTSKEIKNLTFTGGRLEKAKDRDSTDFEDIALNNKNSRFAGTAAGKHFDFGGVDYKFTDKITGSYHFAQLDEVYNQHFFGLVASRPMGPGTFATDLRFAVSDDQGAARGGEIDNRSLNGLVSYALSGHKFSAGYQHMSGDSAFPYVDGSDPYLVNFVQINDFAGAEERSWQARYDFDFARLGIPGLSFMSRYLSGDNIKLKNGEEGKEWERNTEIKYVVQSGALKDVAVRLRNATYRSNYSARDADEVRLLVSYSVALW encoded by the coding sequence ATGCCGTCCATGCAGCCTCAGGCGTCCACGCCTGTTCGCCCTTCCCGTTTCAGCCACACCGCCCTCGTCAGTGCCGCCGCCCTTGCCGGTTTTTCGCCGTTGAGTTTTGCCGACTTCATTGAAGACAGCAGCGCCACCTTCGAAACCCGCAACATGTATTTCAACCGCGACTTTCGCGATGGCACCAGCGCCCAGCAATCCAAGCGTGACGAATGGGCCCAGGGTTTCATGCTCAATCTGCAATCGGGTTACACCGACGGCACCGTGGGATTCGGTGTCGATGCGTTGGGCATGCTCGGAGTAAAACTGGATTCGAGCCCGGACCGCACCGGCACCGGCCTGCTGCCGACCCACGATGATGGACGCGCGGCGGATGAATACTCGAAAGTCGGCCTGACCGGCAAAGTAAAAATCTCTGCCACCGAACTTAAAATCGGCAGCCTGATTCCTGAACTGCCGATCCTCAAACCCAACGACGGGCGCATCCTGCCGCAGACCTTTGAAGGTGGCTTGCTGACCTCCAAAGAGATCAAGAACCTGACCTTCACCGGTGGTCGACTGGAGAAAGCCAAGGATCGCGACAGCACCGATTTCGAAGACATCGCCCTGAACAACAAGAACAGCCGTTTCGCTGGTACCGCGGCCGGTAAACACTTCGACTTTGGCGGCGTGGACTACAAGTTCACCGACAAGATCACCGGCAGTTACCACTTCGCCCAACTCGACGAAGTCTACAACCAGCATTTCTTCGGTCTGGTCGCCTCGCGTCCGATGGGGCCAGGTACTTTTGCCACCGACCTGCGTTTTGCCGTCAGTGATGACCAAGGCGCAGCCCGTGGCGGCGAGATCGACAACCGCTCGCTCAACGGTCTGGTCAGCTATGCGCTGAGCGGCCACAAGTTCAGCGCCGGTTATCAGCACATGTCCGGCGACAGCGCCTTCCCGTATGTCGATGGCAGCGACCCGTATCTGGTCAACTTCGTGCAGATCAATGATTTCGCCGGTGCTGAAGAGCGCTCCTGGCAGGCTCGCTATGATTTCGACTTCGCCAGGCTCGGCATTCCAGGCCTGAGTTTCATGAGCCGCTACTTGAGCGGTGACAACATCAAGCTCAAGAACGGCGAAGAAGGCAAAGAGTGGGAACGCAACACCGAGATCAAATATGTAGTACAAAGCGGCGCCTTGAAGGATGTCGCCGTGCGTTTGCGTAATGCCACTTACCGCTCCAACTACTCGGCTCGCGATGCAGACGAAGTGCGTTTGCTGGTGAGCTATAGCGTTGCGTTGTGGTAA
- a CDS encoding response regulator — MRVLLVEDHLQLAESVAQALKSTGLTVDVLHDGVAADLALGSEEYAVAILDVGLPRMDGFEVLARLRARGKNLPVLMLTARSDVKDRVHGLNLGADDYLAKPFELTELEARVKALLRRSVLGGERQQRCGVLAYDLDTRRFTLGEDLLTLTSREQAVLEALIARPGRVMSKEQLAAQVFGLDEEASPDAIEIYVHRLRKKLDGHPVAIVTFRGLGYLLESRDA, encoded by the coding sequence ATGCGTGTTCTGCTCGTCGAAGACCATCTGCAACTGGCCGAAAGTGTCGCTCAGGCGCTCAAGAGCACCGGTCTGACCGTGGATGTGTTGCACGATGGCGTGGCCGCCGACCTGGCGCTGGGCAGCGAGGAATATGCCGTGGCGATCCTCGATGTCGGCCTGCCGCGCATGGACGGTTTCGAGGTGCTGGCGCGGTTGCGTGCACGTGGGAAAAATCTGCCGGTGCTGATGCTCACCGCGCGCAGTGATGTGAAGGATCGCGTCCATGGTCTCAATCTCGGTGCCGACGATTACCTCGCCAAACCTTTCGAGCTGACTGAGCTGGAAGCACGGGTCAAAGCCTTGCTGCGTCGCAGTGTGCTCGGCGGCGAGCGTCAGCAGCGCTGTGGCGTACTCGCCTATGACCTCGACACCCGGCGCTTCACCCTCGGCGAAGATTTGCTGACGTTGACCTCTCGCGAACAAGCCGTACTGGAAGCACTGATCGCCCGGCCGGGACGAGTGATGAGCAAGGAACAATTGGCCGCACAGGTATTCGGTCTTGATGAAGAAGCCAGCCCCGACGCCATCGAAATCTACGTGCACCGCTTGCGCAAGAAACTCGATGGCCACCCGGTAGCAATCGTGACGTTCCGCGGCCTCGGTTACCTGCTGGAAAGCCGCGATGCATAA
- a CDS encoding sensor histidine kinase, whose amino-acid sequence MHKPSSLRWRLLWNLALLLVVLMLASGLSAYWNGREAADTAYDRTLLASARTIAAGLSQRDGTLSADVPYVALDTFAYDSAGRIYYQVNDIHQKLISGYENLPGPPPGTPRTDSYPALARFYNATYKGQNVRVVSLLKAVTEPNMNGMAEIRVAETDEARVSMARSLAADTLLRLGMLAIGALLLVWFAVSAALRPLERLRTAVEERQPDDLRPLPLVEVQHELWPLVRGLNHFTERLRGQFERQAQFIADAAHELRTPLAALKARLELGLRSNEPETWRTTLESSAQSTDRLTHLANQLLSLARVENGARAIAEGGAQLLDLSQLARELGMAMAPLAHKRGVALALEADEPVWLRGEPTLLNELLSNLVDNALAHTPPGGNVILRVTAPAVLEVEDDGPGIPLEERDRVFERFYRRNQQVAGSGLGLAIVGEICRAHLAQISLHDGEQAGLKVRVSFIAG is encoded by the coding sequence ATGCATAAGCCCAGCAGCCTGCGCTGGCGCTTGCTGTGGAACCTCGCGTTGCTGCTCGTGGTGTTGATGCTCGCCAGTGGTTTGAGTGCGTACTGGAATGGTCGCGAAGCTGCCGACACCGCCTACGACCGCACGCTGCTGGCCTCGGCCCGGACCATCGCCGCGGGCCTGTCGCAACGTGACGGCACACTGAGTGCCGATGTGCCTTACGTGGCACTCGACACCTTCGCTTACGACAGCGCCGGGCGGATTTACTATCAGGTCAATGACATCCATCAGAAGCTGATTTCCGGCTACGAAAACCTGCCCGGCCCGCCGCCGGGGACGCCGCGAACCGACAGTTATCCAGCGCTGGCACGTTTCTACAACGCCACCTACAAAGGGCAGAACGTGCGTGTGGTCAGCCTGCTCAAGGCGGTGACCGAACCGAACATGAACGGCATGGCGGAAATCCGCGTCGCCGAAACCGATGAAGCCCGGGTAAGCATGGCGCGCAGTCTGGCGGCCGATACCTTGCTGCGATTGGGCATGCTGGCGATTGGCGCTTTGTTGCTGGTGTGGTTTGCGGTCAGTGCCGCATTGCGCCCATTGGAGCGTTTGCGCACAGCAGTGGAAGAACGTCAGCCCGACGACTTGCGGCCGCTGCCATTGGTTGAGGTGCAGCATGAGCTGTGGCCATTGGTGCGCGGGCTCAATCATTTCACCGAGCGCTTGCGTGGTCAGTTCGAACGGCAGGCGCAGTTCATCGCCGATGCGGCCCATGAACTGCGCACACCCTTGGCGGCGCTCAAGGCGCGACTTGAATTGGGTCTGCGTTCTAACGAACCCGAGACGTGGCGCACGACATTGGAATCCTCGGCGCAAAGCACCGATCGCCTGACCCATCTGGCCAATCAGTTGCTGTCACTGGCGCGCGTCGAAAACGGCGCGCGGGCGATTGCCGAGGGCGGCGCGCAGTTGCTCGATCTGAGCCAGTTGGCGCGAGAATTGGGCATGGCCATGGCGCCGTTGGCGCACAAGCGCGGGGTGGCGCTAGCGCTGGAGGCGGACGAACCCGTCTGGCTGCGCGGTGAGCCGACGTTGCTGAACGAGTTGTTGAGCAATCTGGTGGACAACGCTTTGGCGCATACGCCACCGGGCGGTAACGTCATTTTGCGCGTGACCGCGCCGGCGGTGCTTGAGGTAGAAGATGATGGGCCGGGGATTCCGCTGGAAGAGCGCGATCGGGTGTTCGAACGTTTCTACCGGCGTAATCAGCAGGTGGCAGGTTCAGGGCTGGGGCTGGCGATTGTCGGTGAGATCTGTCGGGCGCATCTGGCCCAGATCAGTTTGCATGATGGTGAGCAGGCGGGGTTGAAGGTGCGGGTCAGTTTTATCGCCGGGTGA
- a CDS encoding HDOD domain-containing protein has product MSELAEKVQQDLVEAIDNDDLVLPTLPEVALQIRKAAEDPEISVSDLSKVIGRDTALSARLIKVVNSPLLRAAQEVTDLHTAITRLGINYSSNLAIGLVMEQIFHARSEVVEQKMREVWRKSLEIAGVSYALCRRYTQLKPDQAALGGLVHQIGVLPILTYAEDHYELLSDPVSLNHVIDHIHPLLGDKLLRVWEFPERLVELPGRYQDFKRDSTAIDYVDLVQVASLYCHKDTDHPFARIDPMTVPAFRKLGIDQENKALCEDLEESRTMFY; this is encoded by the coding sequence ATGAGCGAACTGGCGGAAAAAGTCCAACAGGATTTGGTTGAGGCCATCGATAACGATGACCTGGTTCTGCCCACGTTGCCGGAAGTGGCCCTGCAGATTCGCAAGGCCGCTGAAGACCCGGAAATCAGCGTCAGCGACCTGAGCAAAGTGATCGGCCGTGACACGGCGCTGTCGGCGCGCCTGATCAAAGTGGTCAACAGCCCGCTGCTGCGCGCCGCGCAGGAAGTTACCGACCTGCACACGGCCATCACCCGGTTGGGCATCAACTACAGCAGCAACCTGGCGATCGGTCTGGTGATGGAGCAGATCTTCCACGCCCGCTCCGAAGTGGTCGAGCAGAAGATGCGCGAAGTCTGGCGCAAGAGCCTGGAAATTGCCGGGGTCAGTTACGCGCTGTGCCGCCGCTACACGCAGCTCAAACCCGATCAGGCGGCCCTCGGCGGGCTGGTGCATCAGATCGGTGTGCTGCCGATTCTGACCTACGCCGAAGACCACTACGAACTGCTGTCGGACCCGGTCAGCCTCAACCATGTGATCGATCACATTCATCCGTTGCTGGGCGACAAGTTGTTGCGCGTCTGGGAGTTCCCGGAGCGACTGGTGGAATTGCCGGGGCGCTATCAGGACTTCAAGCGCGATTCGACAGCAATTGACTATGTCGATCTGGTGCAAGTGGCGAGCCTGTATTGCCACAAGGACACTGATCATCCGTTTGCGCGGATTGATCCAATGACCGTTCCGGCGTTCAGGAAGCTTGGGATTGATCAGGAGAACAAAGCGCTGTGTGAAGATCTGGAAGAGTCGCGGACGATGTTTTACTGA
- the ygfZ gene encoding CAF17-like 4Fe-4S cluster assembly/insertion protein YgfZ codes for MADSAFFCTLSHEGVLAVRGADAGKFLQGQLTCNLNYLSDSRASLGARCTQKGRMQSSFRILLEGDGVVLAMASELLEPQLADLKKYAVFSKSKLTDESAAWVRFGLEHGDNALTSLGLDLPAETDSLVRNESLIAIRVSPDRAELWAPVDQADAIKAKLSAALPEAELNQWLLGQIRAGIGQVMPSTRELFIPQMLNLQAVGGVSFKKGCYTGQEIVARMQYLGKLKRRLYRLSLDAADLPEPGTQLFAPSHNSSIGEVVLAAKAGQNIELLAVLQAEAAEAGDLHLGTLEGPALHLLDLPYELDRDREIQR; via the coding sequence ATGGCCGATTCTGCTTTTTTCTGCACCCTGTCTCATGAAGGCGTTCTCGCGGTTCGCGGCGCGGATGCCGGAAAATTCCTGCAAGGCCAGTTGACCTGCAACCTCAATTACCTCAGCGACAGCCGCGCCAGCCTCGGCGCCCGCTGCACGCAGAAGGGCCGGATGCAGTCGAGCTTCCGCATTCTGCTCGAAGGTGACGGCGTGGTCCTGGCGATGGCCAGCGAGCTGCTCGAGCCGCAACTGGCGGATCTGAAAAAGTACGCGGTGTTCTCCAAATCAAAACTGACCGATGAAAGCGCCGCTTGGGTGCGCTTCGGCCTGGAGCATGGCGATAACGCCTTGACCAGCCTCGGTCTGGACTTGCCGGCAGAAACCGACAGCCTCGTGCGTAATGAAAGCCTGATCGCGATTCGTGTTTCGCCGGATCGCGCCGAACTCTGGGCACCGGTCGATCAGGCTGACGCGATCAAAGCCAAATTGTCCGCCGCCCTGCCTGAAGCCGAGCTGAATCAATGGTTGCTGGGTCAGATCCGCGCCGGTATCGGCCAGGTCATGCCGAGCACCCGCGAGCTGTTCATCCCGCAGATGCTCAACCTGCAAGCCGTTGGCGGCGTGAGTTTCAAGAAAGGCTGCTACACCGGCCAGGAAATCGTCGCGCGCATGCAGTACCTGGGCAAACTCAAACGTCGTTTGTATCGCTTGAGCCTGGACGCTGCTGATTTGCCGGAACCTGGCACACAATTGTTCGCGCCAAGCCACAACAGTTCCATCGGCGAAGTGGTGCTGGCCGCCAAGGCCGGGCAAAACATTGAACTCCTGGCGGTGCTGCAGGCCGAAGCTGCCGAAGCCGGTGATTTGCATCTGGGCACCCTCGAAGGTCCCGCGCTGCATCTGCTCGACCTGCCTTACGAACTGGATCGCGACCGCGAAATCCAGCGCTGA
- a CDS encoding FAD assembly factor SdhE gives MVEQVELNRLFWHSRRGMLELDVLLVPFVQEVYATLNQVDRDLYVRLLTCEDQDMFGWFMERSESEDPELQRMVRMILDRVQPK, from the coding sequence ATGGTCGAACAAGTTGAACTGAATCGCCTGTTTTGGCACAGCCGTCGCGGCATGCTTGAGCTTGACGTGTTGCTGGTGCCGTTCGTGCAGGAGGTTTACGCGACGTTGAACCAGGTGGATCGCGATCTGTATGTGCGTCTGCTGACGTGCGAGGATCAGGACATGTTCGGCTGGTTCATGGAGCGCAGCGAGTCTGAAGATCCGGAATTGCAGCGCATGGTTCGCATGATCCTGGATCGTGTCCAGCCCAAGTAA
- a CDS encoding protein YgfX: protein MSSPSNTFECRWHASRQLLAAYLLAQAFALGALFLLSIPLWASLLGALGCLLHGVWVLPRQILLNHPKAFRGLRRDADGWQVWNQADGWQAAQLRPDSLALPLIVVLRFRLRGEWRVRSICVPRDSQAADLHRRLRVRLKFSRRRWVAPE from the coding sequence GTGTCCAGCCCAAGTAACACGTTCGAATGCCGCTGGCATGCCTCGCGGCAGTTGCTGGCGGCGTATCTGTTGGCCCAGGCGTTCGCACTGGGTGCTTTGTTTCTGCTTTCGATTCCACTCTGGGCCAGTCTGCTTGGGGCTTTAGGCTGCCTGCTTCATGGCGTTTGGGTGTTGCCTCGGCAGATTCTGCTGAATCATCCCAAGGCGTTTCGTGGATTGCGTCGGGACGCCGATGGTTGGCAGGTGTGGAATCAGGCGGATGGTTGGCAAGCGGCGCAGCTGCGCCCGGACAGCCTCGCGCTGCCCTTGATCGTGGTGCTGCGTTTTCGCTTGCGCGGCGAATGGCGGGTCAGATCGATCTGCGTGCCACGGGACTCGCAGGCGGCGGATCTGCACCGACGCCTGCGAGTACGGCTCAAGTTCAGCCGACGTAGGTGGGTGGCACCAGAATAG